From a region of the Erinaceus europaeus chromosome 14, mEriEur2.1, whole genome shotgun sequence genome:
- the NPS gene encoding neuropeptide S, whose translation MGQDDIFTPQLLWYKRTTQGGSDHQCEEFGNKPPICGDFNKSRSEMTSLVRFSLLLALSVSTVHVLWCYPLPSSQVARRPDCFLLLQGSCPSRLDASRGRGLLKPLLETTAVRRSFRNGVGAGTKKTSFRRAKS comes from the exons ATGGGACAGGATGACATTTTTACTCCTCAGCTTCTCTGGTATAAAAGGACCACTCAAGGAGGATCTGACCATCAGTGTGAGGAATTTGGCAATAAACCACCAATCTGTGGAGATTTCAACAAGTCCAGGTCCGAAATGACCAG CTTGGTAAGATTCAGTCTTCTCCTCGCTTTGTCAGTTTCTACGGTGCACGTGCTTTGGTGTTATCCACTACCGTCTTCTCAG GTCGCCAGAAGACCAGACTGTTTCCTCCTGCTGCAGGGCAGCTGTCCCTCCAGGCTGGACGCGAGCCGAGGTCGAGGGCTGCTCAAGCCGCTCTTGGAGACGACGGCCGTGAGGAGGTCTTTCCGAAATGGTGTGGGTGCAGGGACGAAAAAAACTTCCTTTCGAAGAGCCAAGTCATGA